The Spirochaetota bacterium DNA segment TCCTTCCGGCAGCGACCCGTTGGCCCGGACGCACGTGAATGGCGCCGAGGTGGCCGTACAATGTGCGGTAGCCATTCGGATGATCGATGACCACGGCCTTGCCGTATCCGCCCATCCATCCGGTCGCAACTACCGTACCTTCACATGAGGCACCGACCGCCGTGCCATGGGCCGTGGCGATGTCTACGCCGTTGTGAAATCCGTATTGCCTGAATATGGGATGCACCCTCCCGCCGAAGTGGGAGCTGAAACGCCCCGCAAGCGGCGAGCGGAACATCTCCCTGAGCGCGTACCTTCGCGCCATGTTCGGCGTCATGGTATGGGTGATGGGGCGCGCCCCCTCCACGAACACCGCCGCCGGCTTCTTCTCGCTTCTGAACCGGGAGAAAGCCCAGTACAGCGGCGGCAGTTTCTGAACGCTGACGCTCGAGCGCTCGACGCCGTAGAGCTCGGCGATCTCTTCGACCTCCGAGGGATCGGTGATAAAGTTGAGCACTCCCACTTCCGAGGGCACAACAACGCGCTGATTTACCCGCGCCGTAAGCGTGTCCCAGTGGGGGTTCGCTCCTATGAGGGTATCGATGTT contains these protein-coding regions:
- a CDS encoding M23 family metallopeptidase, with product MIEITDMGCSMPRRYVYSLIGLFAAIAVIAGLSVAGLLPADEPAAPVSIHSLFSTENDYLSFISGEVRFDRIDLRVVEIRKGDNFWKIARDNGINIDTLIGANPHWDTLTARVNQRVVVPSEVGVLNFITDPSEVEEIAELYGVERSSVSVQKLPPLYWAFSRFRSEKKPAAVFVEGARPITHTMTPNMARRYALREMFRSPLAGRFSSHFGGRVHPIFRQYGFHNGVDIATAHGTAVGASCEGTVVATGWMGGYGKAVVIDHPNGYRTLYGHLGAIHVRPGQRVAAGRIIGRVGSTGWSTGPHLHFTLWHNGRLINPLQVLW